The Streptomyces laurentii genome contains a region encoding:
- a CDS encoding hypothetical protein (identified by MetaGeneAnnotator; putative;~sequence version:1), whose translation MDHGRSPGGAAIAHAYTSATDTPLAAAAARTADSGVRAIASSRAPGSAQVAVPNRCWNGAQPCPATRPGTPRRRQKPAQAVGSRVSISTRAPSDVTSVACPVACPVARSAARSVARSGEGPVSGGPPGSSPVSPSRAVSAARYCVRASRAPCASDVRTRSGSCPRRRANSAAVLPAAARTPVTAET comes from the coding sequence ATGGACCACGGGAGGAGCCCGGGCGGCGCGGCGATCGCCCACGCGTACACGTCCGCGACCGACACCCCGCTCGCCGCGGCCGCGGCACGGACGGCGGACAGCGGAGTGAGGGCCATCGCGTCGAGCAGGGCCCCGGGGAGCGCGCAGGTCGCGGTCCCGAACCGCTGCTGGAACGGCGCCCAGCCCTGCCCCGCGACCCGCCCCGGCACCCCGAGACGCCGCCAGAAGCCGGCCCAGGCGGTGGGGTCGAGGGTCTCGATCTCGACGCGGGCGCCGTCGGACGTGACCAGCGTGGCCTGCCCGGTGGCCTGCCCGGTGGCTCGCTCGGCGGCCCGCTCGGTGGCCCGCTCCGGGGAGGGGCCGGTGTCGGGCGGGCCGCCGGGGTCCTCACCGGTGTCGCCGTCGCGAGCGGTGTCGGCGGCCAGATACTGCGTCAGGGCCAGCAGGGCGCCCTGCGCCAGCGACGTACGGACGCGGAGCGGATCGTGCCCGCGCCGCCGGGCGAACAGCGCGGCCGTGCTCCCGGCGGCGGCCAGGACCCCGGTCACGGCGGAGACGTAG